The proteins below come from a single Myxococcota bacterium genomic window:
- a CDS encoding VOC family protein translates to MTSLFPDVCTDDVAACRDFYTRLLELKAVFDSDWYVQLQHPEDERIQLAFVQRAHDSVPATDQKPATGVLVTFECDDATAVHARAREQGVPIVQELRDEAWGQRHFMTRDPAGLLVDVVELIPPTGEYAAQ, encoded by the coding sequence ATGACCAGCCTCTTTCCCGACGTGTGCACCGATGACGTCGCGGCCTGCCGCGACTTCTACACCCGCCTCCTCGAGCTGAAGGCGGTCTTCGACAGCGATTGGTACGTCCAGCTGCAGCACCCCGAGGACGAGCGGATCCAGCTCGCATTCGTCCAGCGCGCACACGACAGCGTGCCCGCCACCGATCAGAAGCCCGCCACCGGTGTGCTGGTCACCTTCGAGTGTGACGACGCCACCGCCGTGCACGCGCGTGCGCGCGAGCAGGGCGTGCCGATCGTGCAGGAGCTGCGCGACGAAGCGTGGGGCCAGCGCCACTTCATGACGCGCGACCCCGCCGGCCTCCTGGTTGACGTCGTGGAGCTGATCCCGCCGACGGGCGAGTACGCCGCGCAGTAG
- a CDS encoding crotonase/enoyl-CoA hydratase family protein, which translates to MPDAIVERDGHTMVITMNRPERYNALSGAMLIRMFDAYEEASQDAEVRCIVVTGAGGNFCSGADLKGMAGDGGNEDPEIDVQGRLAADRDVVYKALFRHYRPTKPIVAAVEGVAIAGGTELLQAMEIRVAGESARFGVSEARWSLYPMGGSAVRLPRQIPYTQAAEILLTGKHLRAPEAKEIGLIGHVVPDGQALEKGLEIAATIGRNGPLAVEAITRTLHECDGMELDAALRHEWEYGQAVFASQDAKEGPRAFAEKRTPQFQRK; encoded by the coding sequence ATGCCCGACGCGATCGTCGAACGCGACGGCCACACGATGGTCATCACGATGAACCGGCCCGAGCGCTACAACGCGCTTTCCGGAGCCATGCTGATCCGCATGTTCGACGCCTATGAGGAGGCGTCACAGGACGCGGAGGTCCGCTGCATCGTCGTCACCGGCGCGGGCGGCAACTTCTGCTCGGGCGCGGATCTCAAGGGGATGGCCGGCGACGGCGGCAACGAAGACCCGGAGATCGACGTGCAGGGCCGCCTCGCCGCCGACCGGGACGTGGTCTACAAGGCGCTGTTCCGCCACTACCGACCGACGAAGCCGATCGTCGCAGCCGTCGAAGGGGTCGCGATCGCCGGTGGGACCGAGCTCCTGCAGGCGATGGAGATCCGAGTGGCCGGCGAGAGTGCGCGTTTCGGCGTTTCCGAAGCGCGCTGGTCCCTCTACCCGATGGGCGGGTCCGCGGTGCGGCTGCCGCGGCAGATTCCGTACACCCAGGCCGCCGAGATCCTGCTGACGGGGAAACACCTGCGCGCACCCGAGGCGAAGGAGATCGGCCTGATCGGCCACGTGGTGCCGGATGGCCAGGCCCTGGAGAAGGGGCTCGAGATCGCCGCCACGATCGGTCGCAACGGGCCCCTCGCCGTCGAGGCGATCACCCGGACCCTGCACGAGTGCGACGGCATGGAGCTCGATGCTGCCCTGCGCCACGAGTGGGAGTACGGCCAGGCCGTGTTCGCGAGCCAGGACGCCAAGGAGGGGCCGCGCGCCTTCGCCGAGAAGCGCACCCCCCAGTTCCAGAGAAAGTAG
- a CDS encoding pentapeptide repeat-containing protein: MTPQIRRAGRPPGHRVALRALAGAAAALALALPATAGPLFKKGDHAGEYHAFDDHSREDLRRIDLSGADLHSTRLVETNLKRANLAEARLTEAVLNRAKLARANLRGATLDNAKLRKVQAYKADFNGASLVAAKASGAKLVGAIFVDANLTDVDLRKAQAKRARFDGAVLDGARLQRAKLQRTVFTGASLIEARLNKANLRHAQFQGAVLDGARLRAANLRDADFSGASLLGADLRRAKHAQRAVWIDALYDADTRLPAGIDTSTMTFVFGLCENGDFQIDADRDGEADPCVAGQGAETPSPPTTPLPEPGLPAGLAGLALLVWLSRRRD, translated from the coding sequence ATGACCCCCCAGATCCGTCGCGCGGGTCGGCCCCCGGGCCACCGCGTCGCACTCCGCGCCCTCGCGGGCGCCGCCGCCGCCCTGGCGTTGGCCCTCCCGGCCACTGCCGGTCCCCTCTTCAAGAAGGGCGATCACGCCGGCGAGTACCACGCCTTCGACGACCACAGTCGCGAGGACCTGCGCCGCATCGATCTCTCCGGCGCCGATCTCCATTCGACGCGCCTGGTCGAGACGAACCTGAAGCGCGCCAACCTGGCCGAAGCCCGGCTCACCGAAGCCGTGCTCAACCGCGCGAAGCTGGCGCGCGCCAACCTGCGCGGCGCCACGCTCGACAACGCGAAGCTCCGCAAAGTGCAGGCCTACAAGGCCGACTTCAACGGCGCGAGCCTCGTCGCTGCGAAGGCGAGCGGCGCGAAGCTCGTCGGCGCGATCTTCGTCGACGCGAACCTCACGGACGTCGACTTGCGCAAGGCGCAGGCGAAGCGCGCCCGCTTCGACGGCGCGGTGCTCGATGGCGCGCGACTTCAGCGCGCGAAGCTCCAGCGGACGGTCTTCACCGGCGCTTCGCTGATCGAGGCCCGCCTGAACAAGGCGAACCTCCGTCATGCCCAGTTCCAGGGCGCCGTCCTCGACGGGGCGCGGCTCCGTGCGGCCAACCTGCGCGACGCCGACTTCTCGGGTGCGAGTCTGCTCGGTGCAGACCTGCGCCGCGCAAAGCACGCCCAGCGTGCCGTCTGGATCGACGCCCTCTACGACGCCGACACGCGTCTCCCGGCGGGCATCGACACGAGCACCATGACCTTCGTCTTCGGACTCTGTGAGAACGGCGACTTCCAGATCGACGCCGACCGCGACGGCGAAGCCGACCCCTGCGTCGCCGGCCAGGGCGCCGAGACCCCGTCTCCCCCGACCACTCCGCTGCCCGAGCCGGGCCTCCCGGCCGGACTCGCCGGGCTCGCCCTGCTCGTCTGGCTGTCGCGACGGCGCGACTAG
- a CDS encoding class I adenylate-forming enzyme family protein, whose translation MGLGYDEAIAMLTGPGGPFEIEEAEIRGQRLKVFKSTPPSLRAVFDLARTRGDQPFLVYEDEQWSFGEVMRHADALGAALVERYGVEPGDRVSIAMRNYPEWIVAFAAITSVGGVAVLQNAWWTADEIDYGLRDSGSKVLIADLERLERAQATIADAGVATVVVRSEDRSLPAGVDRYEDVVALGTPMPAVDIDPHADATILYTSGTTGRPKGAVSTHHAVLSAMGAFGCRGMALALTSGQGDDAEAAPAPPPALCFILVVPLFHVTGCVAVMLSCFGGGHKLVMMYKWEPGRALQLIEREKVSNFVGVPTMSWDLLESPDFEKYDTTSLAFVGGGGAPAPPELVKRVDGSFRNAAPGIGYGMTETNAYGPQNAGDDYLRKPTSCGRTVPVVEMKVAHEDGVALPSGEVGEIWFRGPNLIRGYWNRPEATAETIVDGWLRSGDIGRIDEEGFVYVQDRAKDMVLRGGENIYCAEVEAAIYEHPAVYEAAVFGMPHERLGEEVAAAIVVKDGHQLETAELQAHVRERLAGFKVPSIVQLGSTSLPRNASGKILKREIRDALVDAG comes from the coding sequence ATGGGCCTTGGCTACGACGAAGCGATCGCGATGCTGACTGGCCCGGGTGGCCCCTTCGAAATCGAAGAGGCCGAGATCCGCGGCCAACGCCTCAAGGTGTTCAAGAGCACGCCGCCGTCGCTGCGCGCCGTGTTCGACCTGGCGCGCACCCGCGGTGACCAGCCCTTCCTGGTCTACGAAGACGAGCAGTGGAGCTTTGGCGAGGTCATGCGCCACGCCGACGCGCTGGGTGCCGCGCTCGTCGAACGCTACGGCGTCGAGCCGGGGGATCGCGTGTCGATCGCGATGCGCAACTATCCGGAGTGGATCGTCGCGTTCGCGGCGATCACCTCGGTGGGCGGCGTCGCCGTCCTGCAGAACGCCTGGTGGACCGCAGACGAGATCGACTATGGGCTGCGCGACTCGGGCAGCAAGGTGCTCATCGCCGACCTCGAACGACTCGAACGTGCCCAGGCCACCATCGCCGACGCCGGTGTCGCGACGGTGGTGGTGCGCAGCGAAGACCGGTCGCTGCCCGCCGGCGTCGACCGCTACGAAGACGTCGTCGCCCTCGGAACGCCGATGCCGGCCGTCGACATCGACCCGCACGCCGACGCGACCATCCTCTATACGTCGGGCACGACGGGTCGCCCGAAGGGCGCCGTCTCCACCCACCACGCCGTGCTGTCGGCGATGGGCGCCTTCGGATGTCGCGGCATGGCGCTGGCGCTGACCAGCGGGCAAGGCGACGATGCGGAGGCCGCGCCGGCACCGCCGCCGGCGCTCTGCTTCATCCTGGTGGTCCCGCTCTTCCACGTCACGGGCTGCGTGGCGGTGATGCTCTCCTGCTTCGGCGGCGGCCACAAGCTGGTGATGATGTACAAGTGGGAACCCGGCCGTGCCCTCCAGCTGATCGAGCGCGAGAAGGTCAGCAACTTCGTCGGCGTACCGACGATGTCCTGGGACCTGCTCGAGAGCCCCGACTTCGAGAAATACGACACGACGAGCCTCGCCTTCGTCGGTGGCGGCGGCGCGCCCGCGCCCCCCGAGCTGGTGAAGCGCGTCGATGGCAGCTTCCGCAACGCGGCGCCGGGCATTGGCTACGGCATGACCGAGACCAACGCCTACGGACCGCAGAACGCGGGTGACGACTACCTGCGCAAGCCGACCAGCTGCGGTCGCACGGTGCCGGTCGTCGAGATGAAGGTCGCCCACGAGGACGGCGTGGCGCTGCCTTCGGGCGAAGTCGGCGAGATCTGGTTCCGCGGACCCAACCTGATCCGCGGCTACTGGAACCGTCCCGAAGCCACGGCCGAGACGATCGTCGACGGCTGGCTGCGCAGCGGCGACATCGGCCGCATCGACGAAGAGGGATTCGTCTACGTCCAGGACCGCGCGAAGGACATGGTCCTGCGCGGCGGCGAGAACATCTACTGCGCTGAGGTCGAGGCCGCGATCTACGAACACCCGGCGGTGTACGAGGCCGCGGTGTTCGGCATGCCCCACGAACGACTCGGCGAAGAGGTGGCGGCGGCGATCGTGGTCAAGGACGGGCACCAGCTCGAGACGGCGGAGCTGCAGGCCCACGTCCGCGAGCGTCTGGCGGGGTTCAAGGTGCCGTCGATCGTGCAGCTGGGCTCGACCTCGCTCCCGCGCAACGCGTCGGGGAAGATCCTGAAGCGCGAGATCCGCGACGCCCTGGTCGACGCGGGCTAG
- a CDS encoding DUF697 domain-containing protein: MALDRTTELILRHAAAAIAAAATPVPIADVAAVTTVQLDLLRRLAERYDVPFDAVQGRALLGAIAGASLARLGASTLKALPGAGWLAGGAAQMALAGASTVAVGQVFREHFEARGSLEIDDADALRARFDEALERGQDVARTLRQADRREPEDPAAQRLARLERSGVLTPEEVDALRALHAEDDPER, from the coding sequence ATGGCCCTCGACCGGACCACCGAGCTGATCCTCCGCCACGCGGCGGCCGCGATCGCGGCTGCCGCCACGCCCGTCCCCATCGCCGACGTCGCGGCGGTCACGACCGTGCAGCTGGATCTGCTGCGGCGCCTCGCCGAGCGCTACGACGTTCCCTTCGACGCGGTTCAGGGCCGTGCCCTGCTCGGCGCGATCGCCGGGGCCTCGTTGGCCCGCTTGGGCGCGAGTACGCTCAAGGCGTTGCCCGGCGCGGGTTGGTTGGCGGGGGGTGCCGCCCAGATGGCGCTGGCCGGGGCTTCCACGGTGGCCGTGGGCCAGGTCTTCCGCGAGCACTTCGAAGCGCGCGGCTCCCTCGAAATCGACGACGCCGATGCGCTCCGGGCGCGCTTCGACGAAGCCCTCGAACGGGGCCAGGACGTCGCGCGGACCCTGCGCCAGGCGGATCGACGCGAGCCCGAGGATCCGGCGGCCCAGCGCCTCGCGCGCCTGGAGCGCAGCGGTGTGCTCACCCCGGAAGAGGTGGACGCGCTGCGCGCCCTTCACGCCGAGGACGACCCCGAGCGCTGA
- a CDS encoding AAA family ATPase — translation MYLSYYGFREKPFALSPDPRFLYLSDSHREVLGHLVYGIEQGEGFMAITGEVGTGKTTLCRTLLSRLGAESEVAFLFNPTLTPLELLKAINAEFGLSTFGESRPELTEVLNGFLLEQSAQGRRVLLIVDEAQNLETETLEQLRLLSNLETETTKLLQIVLLGQPELDEKLAQTEMRQLRQRISVWWHLGPLEAKETAAYVRHRLRIAGALDRPIFTDGGLKAVHQLSRGVPRVINLVCDRALLAGYAEQQAQIDRKLVSRTATELRPARTRRASSRWAFGGRAGALAFATGIALAIALAGAMRQPGSAPPEPPAVSAAPPAAPAPVVADPLKPEPAPVEVARPEPPAPRVPLQGVALERLLRTQTPDAARSATLDAILAAWELPPTEGEPIEEEDLRARLSSQRLELLPVRPEMTALLDAATPAIVSLRDRAGVARVALLRSVVGDRVELEGVVRGESVSIETAELLQHLDGEVYAVWRDHEDLPRVIRPGDQGRPVVWLQQVLGELGYYRETAHGSFDERTRDAVSRFQWDRSIEVDGAVGPRTQMSLYDALPRYTTPSLLPESVNLARASS, via the coding sequence ATGTACCTCTCTTATTACGGGTTTCGCGAGAAGCCCTTCGCCTTGAGCCCAGACCCGCGATTCCTGTACCTCTCGGATTCCCACCGAGAGGTGTTGGGGCACCTCGTCTATGGCATCGAACAGGGCGAGGGGTTCATGGCGATCACCGGCGAAGTCGGCACGGGCAAGACCACGCTCTGCCGCACCCTGCTCAGTCGCCTGGGCGCCGAGTCCGAGGTCGCCTTCCTCTTCAACCCGACGCTCACCCCGCTCGAGCTGCTGAAGGCGATCAACGCCGAGTTCGGACTCTCGACGTTCGGCGAATCGCGGCCCGAGCTGACCGAAGTCCTCAACGGGTTCCTGCTCGAACAGAGTGCCCAGGGGCGGCGGGTGTTGCTGATCGTGGACGAGGCCCAGAACCTCGAGACCGAGACCCTCGAGCAGCTGCGCTTGCTCTCGAATCTCGAGACCGAGACGACGAAGCTCCTGCAGATCGTCCTGCTCGGACAACCCGAACTCGACGAGAAGCTCGCGCAAACCGAGATGCGCCAGCTCCGCCAACGCATCAGCGTGTGGTGGCACCTGGGACCGCTCGAAGCGAAGGAAACCGCCGCCTACGTTCGGCACCGGCTGCGGATCGCCGGCGCGCTCGACCGTCCCATCTTCACCGACGGCGGGCTGAAGGCGGTCCACCAGTTGAGTCGCGGCGTCCCGCGCGTGATCAACCTGGTGTGCGACCGCGCGCTGCTGGCCGGCTATGCGGAACAGCAGGCCCAGATCGACCGCAAGCTCGTCTCGCGCACGGCCACCGAGCTGCGCCCCGCGCGCACCCGGCGCGCCTCGAGTCGCTGGGCCTTCGGCGGTCGCGCCGGGGCCCTCGCGTTCGCGACGGGCATCGCCCTGGCGATCGCGCTCGCCGGCGCAATGCGCCAACCCGGCTCTGCGCCCCCCGAACCGCCCGCGGTGAGCGCTGCGCCTCCCGCGGCACCTGCGCCGGTCGTGGCGGATCCGTTGAAGCCGGAGCCTGCGCCGGTCGAGGTCGCCCGGCCCGAACCGCCGGCCCCCCGCGTCCCGCTGCAGGGCGTCGCGCTCGAGCGCCTGCTGCGCACCCAGACCCCGGACGCGGCCCGCTCGGCCACGCTCGACGCGATCCTCGCCGCCTGGGAGCTTCCGCCGACCGAAGGCGAGCCCATCGAAGAGGAAGACCTGCGCGCGCGGCTGTCATCACAGCGCCTCGAGCTGCTGCCGGTCCGCCCGGAGATGACGGCCTTGCTCGACGCCGCAACGCCGGCGATCGTATCCCTGCGCGACCGCGCGGGAGTCGCGCGGGTCGCGCTGTTGCGATCGGTCGTGGGGGACCGCGTGGAGCTCGAAGGCGTCGTGCGGGGAGAGAGCGTGAGCATCGAGACCGCCGAGTTGCTGCAACACCTGGACGGCGAGGTCTATGCAGTCTGGCGCGATCACGAGGATCTGCCGCGCGTGATTCGGCCCGGCGACCAGGGACGCCCGGTGGTGTGGTTGCAGCAGGTGCTGGGAGAGCTCGGCTACTACCGCGAAACCGCGCACGGAAGCTTCGACGAACGCACCCGCGACGCGGTGTCGCGCTTCCAGTGGGACCGCAGCATCGAGGTGGACGGCGCCGTCGGCCCGCGCACCCAGATGAGTCTCTACGACGCGCTGCCCCGCTACACCACGCCGAGCCTGCTCCCCGAGTCCGTGAACCTCGCTCGCGCCTCTTCGTAG